In Haliotis asinina isolate JCU_RB_2024 chromosome 15, JCU_Hal_asi_v2, whole genome shotgun sequence, one DNA window encodes the following:
- the LOC137264993 gene encoding dynein heavy chain-like, giving the protein MNKDISSSEQVAHLYIHISHLSSVSQYVSSYLSLLIQVAQLYIHIYLSSVSQYVSPYLNLLIQVAHLYIHISHLSSVSQYVSSYLSLLIQVAQLYIHIYLSSVSQYVSPYLNLLIQVAHLYIHIYLSSVSQYVSPYLNLLIQVAQLNIHISHLSSVSQYVSPYLNLLIQVAQLNIHISHLSSVSQYVSPYLNLLIQVAQLNIHISHLSSVSQYVSPYLNLLIQVAQLNIHISHLSSVSQYVSPYLNLLIQVAQLYIHISHLSSVSQYVSPYLSLLIQVAQLYIHISHLSSVSQYVSPYLNLLIHVDQLNIHISHLSTVSQYVSPNLNLLIQVAQLNIHISHLSSVSQYVSPYLNLLIQVAQLNIHISHLSSVSQYVSPYLNLLIQVAQLNIHISHLSSVSQYVSPYLNLLIQVAQLNIHISHLFHVSQYVSPYLNLLIHVAQLNIHIAHLSSVSQYVSPYLNLLIQVAQLNIHISHLSSVSQYVSPYLNLLIQVAQLNIHISHLSSVSQYVSPYLNLLIQVAQLNIHISHLFHVSQYVSPYLNLLIQVAQLNIHIAHLSSVSQYVSPYLNLLIHVAQLNIHISHLSSVSQYVSPYLNLLIQVAQLNIHISSMYHSMSHPT; this is encoded by the exons ATGAACAAAGACATCTCATCAAGTGAGCAG GTAGCCCACCTCTACATCCACATCTCCCATCTCTCCTCTGTATCACAGTATGTCTCATCCTACCTCAGCCTCCTTATCCAGGTAGCCcaactctacatccacatctaTCTCTCCTCTGTATCACAGTATGTCTCACCCTACCTGAACCTCCTTATCCAGGTAGCCCACCTCTACATCCACATCTCCCATCTCTCCTCTGTATCACAGTATGTCTCATCCTACCTCAGCCTCCTTATCCAGGTAGCCcaactctacatccacatctaTCTCTCCTCTGTATCACAGTATGTCTCACCGTACCTGAACCTCCTTATCCAGGTAGCCCACCTCTACATCCACATCTATCTCTCCTCTGTATCACAGTATGTCTCACCCTACCTGAACCTCCTTATCCAGGTAGCCCAACTCAACATCCACATCTCCCATCTCTCCTCTGTATCACAGTATGTCTCACCCTACCTGAACCTCCTTATCCAGGTAGCCCAACTCAACATTCACATTTCCCATCTCTCCTCTGTATCACAGTATGTCTCACCCTACCTGAACCTCCTTATCCAGGTAGCCCAACTCAACATCCACATTTCCCATCTCTCCTCTGTATCACAGTATGTCTCACCGTACCTGAACCTCCTTATCCAGGTAGCCCAACTCAACATCCACATCTCCCATCTCTCCTCTGTATCACAGTATGTCTCACCCTACCTGAACCTCCTTATCCAG GTAGCCcaactctacatccacatctcCCATCTCTCCTCTGTATCACAGTATGTCTCACCCTACCTCAGCCTCCTTATCCAGGTAGCCcaactctacatccacatctcCCATCTCTCCTCTGTATCACAGTATGTCTCACCCTACCTGAACCTCCTTATCCATGTAGACCAACTCAACATCCACATCTCCCATCTCTCCACTGTATCACAGTATGTCTCACCCAACCTGAACCTCCTTATCCAGGTAGCCCAACTCAACATCCACATCTCCCATCTCTCCTCTGTATCACAGTATGTCTCACCCTACCTGAACCTCCTTATCCAGGTAGCCCAACTCAACATCCACATCTCCCATCTCTCCTCTGTATCACAGTATGTCTCACCCTACCTGAACCTCCTTATCCAGGTAGCCCAACTCAACATCCACATCTCCCATCTCTCCTCTGTATCACAGTATGTCTCACCCTACCTGAACCTCCTTATCCAGGTAGCCCAACTCAACATCCACATCTCCCATCTCTTCCATGTATCACAGTATGTCTCACCCTACCTGAACCTCCTTATCCATGTAGCCCAACTCAACATCCACATCGCCCATCTCTCCTCTGTATCACAGTATGTCTCACCCTACCTGAACCTCCTTATCCAGGTAGCCCAACTCAACATCCACATCTCCCATCTCTCCTCTGTATCACAGTATGTCTCACCCTACCTGAACCTCCTTATCCAGGTAGCCCAACTCAACATCCACATCTCCCATCTCTCCTCTGTGTCACAGTATGTCTCACCCTACCTGAACCTCCTTATCCAGGTAGCCCAACTCAACATCCACATCTCCCATCTCTTCCATGTATCACAGTATGTCTCACCCTACCTGAACCTCCTTATCCAGGTAGCCCAACTCAACATCCACATCGCCCATCTCTCCTCTGTATCACAGTATGTCTCACCCTACCTGAACCTCCTTATCCATGTAGCCCAACTCAACATCCACATCTCCCATCTCTCCTCTGTGTCACAGTATGTCTCACCCTACCTGAACCTCCTTATCCAGGTAGCCCAACTCAACATCCACATCTCTTCCATGTATCACAGTATGTCTCACCCTACCTGA